The following are from one region of the Harpia harpyja isolate bHarHar1 chromosome 4, bHarHar1 primary haplotype, whole genome shotgun sequence genome:
- the CEP68 gene encoding centrosomal protein of 68 kDa isoform X4 has translation MSAQGLASSCRRSSVPVAVDVGKSPSEASLSGKAEGDGRWDCAEVETDYPELVDSLRQLLGAEEAKPCSQGMESMAMSGRSRLATSVTQGGSSYRQEVSSASTSRFPRERASLSETELLIYRAVDGDVPHHVSHRFLSPEEQQVKASGCWEPASSPPSRRGSAEESILAGSCHDAHAGQWSRRLAVQSPLSSTLEVLRPPTSPSPESALRSHSASSFSTLSSEENGLSEEPAQSMPASADVSSPAGTATRDLCCWWAAAEGRVPRARKLFSPLLDDRATVERIREMSSCQANYWACAIPDSLPPSPDRHSPHWNPNKEYEDLLDYAYPLKPRYKLGKMPEHFLHDSGIGLDSFSVSPEGTSRSTSIYGRGGQARGSGENGCWGFVASADRFSAPGPGKRGRSGAGSYYEPLPIAKASFAKSASNRPSRGSAKDVTTESAKPGLSGCPAADGRSWCTRGSPLPNYKGQAKSTSSFLPTTGVLPLRKEWEGDEEFLSLPPRLQELERLAQFLSNLSLTIRTPGHNHRNLPRHSDGRQPLSSELAPFGEVGGRDKRGNIEDYAGLWHPCSSRKPSWEDTESCGRIRRDPLRGIHVPTGLGDTLDGTYLNEPRVKGHLKKSQEGESLAQCVKMFCCQLEELIRWLYNVADITNSWVPATLDAESMKALLHRYLEFRKDVANHRSLTESVLERGEALLDCMASNSPALKDTLGLIAKQSEELESHAEHLYESVLAAVGPMQGEDGMENKGVQQTAAQWVLPLSDLGFVSQSRDG, from the exons ATG AGCGCCCAAGGCTTGGCATCATCTTGCAGAAGAAGTTCTGTCCCTGTGGCCGTGGATGTGGGAAAATCACCTTCTGAAGCCTCACTGAGTGGGAAGGCTGAAGGCGATGGTAGGTGGGACTGCGCAGAGGTGGAGACAGACTATCCGGAGCTAGTGGACAGCCTGCGCCAGCTTTTAGGGGCAGAGGAAGCCAAGCCCTGCTCGCAAGGGATGGAGAGCATGGCAATGAGTGGACGCAGTCGCTTGGCCACCAGTGTTACCCAGGGAGGTTCGAGCTACCGCCAAGAAGTGTCTTCAGCATCCACATCCAGATTTCCCAGAGAAAGAGCAAGCCTCTCGGAGACAGAGTTGTTAATTTATAGAGCTGTCGACGGCGATGTGCCTCATCATGTTAGCCACCGGTTCCTCTCCCCAGAAGAGCAGCAG GTGAAGGCATCGGGCTGTTGGGAGCCGGCATCCAGCCCTCCCAGCCGGCGTGGCTCTGCAGAGGAGAGCATCCTTGCTGGCAGCTGCCACGATGCCCATGCCGGCCAGTGGAGCCGAAGGTTAGCAGTTCAATCACCATTATCCTCCACCCTGGAGGTCCTGCGGCCCCCAACGTCCCCCAGCCCCGAGAGTGCCCTGCGGAGCCACTCCGCATCAAGCTTCTCCACTCtgtcttcagaagaaaatggCCTCTCTGAAGAGCCGGCCCAAAGCATGCCGGCCAGTGCAGATGTGTCTTCTCCTGCAGGCACTGCCACCCGGGACCTATGCTGTTGGTGGGCTGCGGCAGAAGGCAGGGTGCCGCGGGCACGCAAGCTTTTCAGTCCTCTGCTTGATGACCGTGCCACCGTGGAGCGCATCAGGGAGATGTCATCATGCCAAGCCAATTACTGGGCATGTGCCATACCTGATTCATTACCCCCATCTCCAGACCGTCATTCACCCCACTGGAACCCCAATAAAGAGTATGAGGACTTGCTGGATTATGCTTATCCGCTGAAGCCAAGATACAAGCTGGGAAAGATGCCAGAGCATTTCCTTCACGATTCAGGAATAGGTttggacagcttttctgtttcCCCTGAGGGCACGTCAAGGTCCACCAGCATCTACGGCCGAGGTGGGCAGGCTCGAGGAAGTGGAGAAAATGGATGTTGGGGGTTCGTGGCCTCTGCAGACAGGTTCTCCGCCCCAGGGCCTGGAAAAAGAGGCCGCTCAGGAGCTGGCTCATACTATGAACCTTTACCTATTGCAAAAGCATCCTTTGCAAAGAGTGCTTCCAATCGTCCTTCTAGAGGTTCTGCTAAGGATGTAACGACAGAGTCAGCTAAGCCAGGTTTATCTGGCTGCCCTGCTGCAGATGGGAGAAGCTGGTGCACCAGAGGGAGCCCCCTTCCAAACTACAAAGGGCAGGCAAAAAGCACTAGTAGTTTTTTACCTACAACAGGAGTGCTCCCCCTGAGGAAAGAGTGGGAGGGTGATGAAGaatttctctccctgcctccgAGACTGCAGGAGCTGGAAAGGCTGGCTCAGTTTTTGTCCAATCTTTCCTTAACAATAAGGACGCCTGGGCACAACCACCGAAACCTTCCACGTCACAGTGACGGCAGGCAGCCCCTTTCGTCTGAGTTGGCTCCTTTTGGAGAAGTGGGTGGCAGGGACAAAAGAGGTAATATTGAGGATTATGCTGGGCTGTGGCACCCCTGCAGCTCTCGAAAGCCCAGCTGGGAAGACACTGAATCATGTGGCCGGATCCGTAGGGATCCTCTGCGGGGGATTCATGTACCGACCGGTCTCGGGGACACATTGGATGGGACGTACCTAAATGAACCACGGGTCAAGGGGCATCTGAAGAAGAGCCAGGAGGGCGAGTCCCTTGCCCAGTGTGTTAAG ATGTTTTGCTGCCAGCTGGAAGAGCTAATTCGTTGGCTGTACAATGTTGCAGACATCACCAACAGCTGGGTCCCAGCCACGCTGGATGCTGAGAGCATGAAGGCATTGCTGCACCGCTACTTG GAGTTCAGGAAAGATGTGGCCAACCACCGGAGCCTGACGGAGAGTgtgctggagaggggagaagcTCTCCTTGACTGCATGGCATCAAATTCGCCAG ctctgaaaGACACGCTGGGTTTGATTGCAAAACAGTCAGAAGAGCTAGAAAGCCACGCGGAGCACTTGTACGAATCTGTTCTAGCTGCTGTGGGTCCCATGCAGGGTGAGGACGGGATGGAGAACAAGGGAGTGCAGCAGACAGCTGCTCAGTGG GTGCTGCCTCTATCAGACCTGGGCTTCGTTAGCCAGTCTCGGGATGGCTGA
- the CEP68 gene encoding centrosomal protein of 68 kDa isoform X1: MSAQGLASSCRRSSVPVAVDVGKSPSEASLSGKAEGDGRWDCAEVETDYPELVDSLRQLLGAEEAKPCSQGMESMAMSGRSRLATSVTQGGSSYRQEVSSASTSRFPRERASLSETELLIYRAVDGDVPHHVSHRFLSPEEQQVKASGCWEPASSPPSRRGSAEESILAGSCHDAHAGQWSRRLAVQSPLSSTLEVLRPPTSPSPESALRSHSASSFSTLSSEENGLSEEPAQSMPASADVSSPAGTATRDLCCWWAAAEGRVPRARKLFSPLLDDRATVERIREMSSCQANYWACAIPDSLPPSPDRHSPHWNPNKEYEDLLDYAYPLKPRYKLGKMPEHFLHDSGIGLDSFSVSPEGTSRSTSIYGRGGQARGSGENGCWGFVASADRFSAPGPGKRGRSGAGSYYEPLPIAKASFAKSASNRPSRGSAKDVTTESAKPGLSGCPAADGRSWCTRGSPLPNYKGQAKSTSSFLPTTGVLPLRKEWEGDEEFLSLPPRLQELERLAQFLSNLSLTIRTPGHNHRNLPRHSDGRQPLSSELAPFGEVGGRDKRGNIEDYAGLWHPCSSRKPSWEDTESCGRIRRDPLRGIHVPTGLGDTLDGTYLNEPRVKGHLKKSQEGESLAQCVKMFCCQLEELIRWLYNVADITNSWVPATLDAESMKALLHRYLEFRKDVANHRSLTESVLERGEALLDCMASNSPALKDTLGLIAKQSEELESHAEHLYESVLAAVGPMQGEDGMENKGVQQTAAQWPKRRRKQGRSQNGCPIIFKCVSGEEQCDETQDRESDGSSSEGPREPAGTSLSVRVEGSSAVCPAHTAALLKSLGQQREDGKGVLPLSDLGFVSQSRDG; encoded by the exons ATG AGCGCCCAAGGCTTGGCATCATCTTGCAGAAGAAGTTCTGTCCCTGTGGCCGTGGATGTGGGAAAATCACCTTCTGAAGCCTCACTGAGTGGGAAGGCTGAAGGCGATGGTAGGTGGGACTGCGCAGAGGTGGAGACAGACTATCCGGAGCTAGTGGACAGCCTGCGCCAGCTTTTAGGGGCAGAGGAAGCCAAGCCCTGCTCGCAAGGGATGGAGAGCATGGCAATGAGTGGACGCAGTCGCTTGGCCACCAGTGTTACCCAGGGAGGTTCGAGCTACCGCCAAGAAGTGTCTTCAGCATCCACATCCAGATTTCCCAGAGAAAGAGCAAGCCTCTCGGAGACAGAGTTGTTAATTTATAGAGCTGTCGACGGCGATGTGCCTCATCATGTTAGCCACCGGTTCCTCTCCCCAGAAGAGCAGCAG GTGAAGGCATCGGGCTGTTGGGAGCCGGCATCCAGCCCTCCCAGCCGGCGTGGCTCTGCAGAGGAGAGCATCCTTGCTGGCAGCTGCCACGATGCCCATGCCGGCCAGTGGAGCCGAAGGTTAGCAGTTCAATCACCATTATCCTCCACCCTGGAGGTCCTGCGGCCCCCAACGTCCCCCAGCCCCGAGAGTGCCCTGCGGAGCCACTCCGCATCAAGCTTCTCCACTCtgtcttcagaagaaaatggCCTCTCTGAAGAGCCGGCCCAAAGCATGCCGGCCAGTGCAGATGTGTCTTCTCCTGCAGGCACTGCCACCCGGGACCTATGCTGTTGGTGGGCTGCGGCAGAAGGCAGGGTGCCGCGGGCACGCAAGCTTTTCAGTCCTCTGCTTGATGACCGTGCCACCGTGGAGCGCATCAGGGAGATGTCATCATGCCAAGCCAATTACTGGGCATGTGCCATACCTGATTCATTACCCCCATCTCCAGACCGTCATTCACCCCACTGGAACCCCAATAAAGAGTATGAGGACTTGCTGGATTATGCTTATCCGCTGAAGCCAAGATACAAGCTGGGAAAGATGCCAGAGCATTTCCTTCACGATTCAGGAATAGGTttggacagcttttctgtttcCCCTGAGGGCACGTCAAGGTCCACCAGCATCTACGGCCGAGGTGGGCAGGCTCGAGGAAGTGGAGAAAATGGATGTTGGGGGTTCGTGGCCTCTGCAGACAGGTTCTCCGCCCCAGGGCCTGGAAAAAGAGGCCGCTCAGGAGCTGGCTCATACTATGAACCTTTACCTATTGCAAAAGCATCCTTTGCAAAGAGTGCTTCCAATCGTCCTTCTAGAGGTTCTGCTAAGGATGTAACGACAGAGTCAGCTAAGCCAGGTTTATCTGGCTGCCCTGCTGCAGATGGGAGAAGCTGGTGCACCAGAGGGAGCCCCCTTCCAAACTACAAAGGGCAGGCAAAAAGCACTAGTAGTTTTTTACCTACAACAGGAGTGCTCCCCCTGAGGAAAGAGTGGGAGGGTGATGAAGaatttctctccctgcctccgAGACTGCAGGAGCTGGAAAGGCTGGCTCAGTTTTTGTCCAATCTTTCCTTAACAATAAGGACGCCTGGGCACAACCACCGAAACCTTCCACGTCACAGTGACGGCAGGCAGCCCCTTTCGTCTGAGTTGGCTCCTTTTGGAGAAGTGGGTGGCAGGGACAAAAGAGGTAATATTGAGGATTATGCTGGGCTGTGGCACCCCTGCAGCTCTCGAAAGCCCAGCTGGGAAGACACTGAATCATGTGGCCGGATCCGTAGGGATCCTCTGCGGGGGATTCATGTACCGACCGGTCTCGGGGACACATTGGATGGGACGTACCTAAATGAACCACGGGTCAAGGGGCATCTGAAGAAGAGCCAGGAGGGCGAGTCCCTTGCCCAGTGTGTTAAG ATGTTTTGCTGCCAGCTGGAAGAGCTAATTCGTTGGCTGTACAATGTTGCAGACATCACCAACAGCTGGGTCCCAGCCACGCTGGATGCTGAGAGCATGAAGGCATTGCTGCACCGCTACTTG GAGTTCAGGAAAGATGTGGCCAACCACCGGAGCCTGACGGAGAGTgtgctggagaggggagaagcTCTCCTTGACTGCATGGCATCAAATTCGCCAG ctctgaaaGACACGCTGGGTTTGATTGCAAAACAGTCAGAAGAGCTAGAAAGCCACGCGGAGCACTTGTACGAATCTGTTCTAGCTGCTGTGGGTCCCATGCAGGGTGAGGACGGGATGGAGAACAAGGGAGTGCAGCAGACAGCTGCTCAGTGG cctaaaaggagaagaaagcaagggCGATCTCAAAATGGATGCCCCATCATCTTTAAATGTGTGTCAGGGGAAGAGCAGTGTGATGAAACCCAAGATCGTGAGAGCGATGGCAGCTCCTCGGAGGGACCCAGGGAGCCAGCAGGCACGTCGCTGTCAGTCAGGGTGGAGGGATCATCAGCAGTCTGTCCGGCACACACAGCTGCTCTACTGAAATCACTTGGACAGCAGAGGGAAGATGGGAAaggg GTGCTGCCTCTATCAGACCTGGGCTTCGTTAGCCAGTCTCGGGATGGCTGA
- the CEP68 gene encoding centrosomal protein of 68 kDa isoform X3, which produces MESMAMSGRSRLATSVTQGGSSYRQEVSSASTSRFPRERASLSETELLIYRAVDGDVPHHVSHRFLSPEEQQVKASGCWEPASSPPSRRGSAEESILAGSCHDAHAGQWSRRLAVQSPLSSTLEVLRPPTSPSPESALRSHSASSFSTLSSEENGLSEEPAQSMPASADVSSPAGTATRDLCCWWAAAEGRVPRARKLFSPLLDDRATVERIREMSSCQANYWACAIPDSLPPSPDRHSPHWNPNKEYEDLLDYAYPLKPRYKLGKMPEHFLHDSGIGLDSFSVSPEGTSRSTSIYGRGGQARGSGENGCWGFVASADRFSAPGPGKRGRSGAGSYYEPLPIAKASFAKSASNRPSRGSAKDVTTESAKPGLSGCPAADGRSWCTRGSPLPNYKGQAKSTSSFLPTTGVLPLRKEWEGDEEFLSLPPRLQELERLAQFLSNLSLTIRTPGHNHRNLPRHSDGRQPLSSELAPFGEVGGRDKRGNIEDYAGLWHPCSSRKPSWEDTESCGRIRRDPLRGIHVPTGLGDTLDGTYLNEPRVKGHLKKSQEGESLAQCVKMFCCQLEELIRWLYNVADITNSWVPATLDAESMKALLHRYLEFRKDVANHRSLTESVLERGEALLDCMASNSPALKDTLGLIAKQSEELESHAEHLYESVLAAVGPMQGEDGMENKGVQQTAAQWPKRRRKQGRSQNGCPIIFKCVSGEEQCDETQDRESDGSSSEGPREPAGTSLSVRVEGSSAVCPAHTAALLKSLGQQREDGKGVLPLSDLGFVSQSRDG; this is translated from the exons ATGGAGAGCATGGCAATGAGTGGACGCAGTCGCTTGGCCACCAGTGTTACCCAGGGAGGTTCGAGCTACCGCCAAGAAGTGTCTTCAGCATCCACATCCAGATTTCCCAGAGAAAGAGCAAGCCTCTCGGAGACAGAGTTGTTAATTTATAGAGCTGTCGACGGCGATGTGCCTCATCATGTTAGCCACCGGTTCCTCTCCCCAGAAGAGCAGCAG GTGAAGGCATCGGGCTGTTGGGAGCCGGCATCCAGCCCTCCCAGCCGGCGTGGCTCTGCAGAGGAGAGCATCCTTGCTGGCAGCTGCCACGATGCCCATGCCGGCCAGTGGAGCCGAAGGTTAGCAGTTCAATCACCATTATCCTCCACCCTGGAGGTCCTGCGGCCCCCAACGTCCCCCAGCCCCGAGAGTGCCCTGCGGAGCCACTCCGCATCAAGCTTCTCCACTCtgtcttcagaagaaaatggCCTCTCTGAAGAGCCGGCCCAAAGCATGCCGGCCAGTGCAGATGTGTCTTCTCCTGCAGGCACTGCCACCCGGGACCTATGCTGTTGGTGGGCTGCGGCAGAAGGCAGGGTGCCGCGGGCACGCAAGCTTTTCAGTCCTCTGCTTGATGACCGTGCCACCGTGGAGCGCATCAGGGAGATGTCATCATGCCAAGCCAATTACTGGGCATGTGCCATACCTGATTCATTACCCCCATCTCCAGACCGTCATTCACCCCACTGGAACCCCAATAAAGAGTATGAGGACTTGCTGGATTATGCTTATCCGCTGAAGCCAAGATACAAGCTGGGAAAGATGCCAGAGCATTTCCTTCACGATTCAGGAATAGGTttggacagcttttctgtttcCCCTGAGGGCACGTCAAGGTCCACCAGCATCTACGGCCGAGGTGGGCAGGCTCGAGGAAGTGGAGAAAATGGATGTTGGGGGTTCGTGGCCTCTGCAGACAGGTTCTCCGCCCCAGGGCCTGGAAAAAGAGGCCGCTCAGGAGCTGGCTCATACTATGAACCTTTACCTATTGCAAAAGCATCCTTTGCAAAGAGTGCTTCCAATCGTCCTTCTAGAGGTTCTGCTAAGGATGTAACGACAGAGTCAGCTAAGCCAGGTTTATCTGGCTGCCCTGCTGCAGATGGGAGAAGCTGGTGCACCAGAGGGAGCCCCCTTCCAAACTACAAAGGGCAGGCAAAAAGCACTAGTAGTTTTTTACCTACAACAGGAGTGCTCCCCCTGAGGAAAGAGTGGGAGGGTGATGAAGaatttctctccctgcctccgAGACTGCAGGAGCTGGAAAGGCTGGCTCAGTTTTTGTCCAATCTTTCCTTAACAATAAGGACGCCTGGGCACAACCACCGAAACCTTCCACGTCACAGTGACGGCAGGCAGCCCCTTTCGTCTGAGTTGGCTCCTTTTGGAGAAGTGGGTGGCAGGGACAAAAGAGGTAATATTGAGGATTATGCTGGGCTGTGGCACCCCTGCAGCTCTCGAAAGCCCAGCTGGGAAGACACTGAATCATGTGGCCGGATCCGTAGGGATCCTCTGCGGGGGATTCATGTACCGACCGGTCTCGGGGACACATTGGATGGGACGTACCTAAATGAACCACGGGTCAAGGGGCATCTGAAGAAGAGCCAGGAGGGCGAGTCCCTTGCCCAGTGTGTTAAG ATGTTTTGCTGCCAGCTGGAAGAGCTAATTCGTTGGCTGTACAATGTTGCAGACATCACCAACAGCTGGGTCCCAGCCACGCTGGATGCTGAGAGCATGAAGGCATTGCTGCACCGCTACTTG GAGTTCAGGAAAGATGTGGCCAACCACCGGAGCCTGACGGAGAGTgtgctggagaggggagaagcTCTCCTTGACTGCATGGCATCAAATTCGCCAG ctctgaaaGACACGCTGGGTTTGATTGCAAAACAGTCAGAAGAGCTAGAAAGCCACGCGGAGCACTTGTACGAATCTGTTCTAGCTGCTGTGGGTCCCATGCAGGGTGAGGACGGGATGGAGAACAAGGGAGTGCAGCAGACAGCTGCTCAGTGG cctaaaaggagaagaaagcaagggCGATCTCAAAATGGATGCCCCATCATCTTTAAATGTGTGTCAGGGGAAGAGCAGTGTGATGAAACCCAAGATCGTGAGAGCGATGGCAGCTCCTCGGAGGGACCCAGGGAGCCAGCAGGCACGTCGCTGTCAGTCAGGGTGGAGGGATCATCAGCAGTCTGTCCGGCACACACAGCTGCTCTACTGAAATCACTTGGACAGCAGAGGGAAGATGGGAAaggg GTGCTGCCTCTATCAGACCTGGGCTTCGTTAGCCAGTCTCGGGATGGCTGA
- the CEP68 gene encoding centrosomal protein of 68 kDa isoform X2, producing the protein MSAQGLASSCRRSSVPVAVDVGKSPSEASLSGKAEGDGRWDCAEVETDYPELVDSLRQLLGAEEAKPCSQGMESMAMSGRSRLATSVTQGGSSYRQEVSSASTSRFPRERASLSETELLIYRAVDGDVPHHVSHRFLSPEEQQVKASGCWEPASSPPSRRGSAEESILAGSCHDAHAGQWSRRLAVQSPLSSTLEVLRPPTSPSPESALRSHSASSFSTLSSEENGLSEEPAQSMPASADVSSPAGTATRDLCCWWAAAEGRVPRARKLFSPLLDDRATVERIREMSSCQANYWACAIPDSLPPSPDRHSPHWNPNKEYEDLLDYAYPLKPRYKLGKMPEHFLHDSGIGLDSFSVSPEGTSRSTSIYGRGGQARGSGENGCWGFVASADRFSAPGPGKRGRSGAGSYYEPLPIAKASFAKSASNRPSRGSAKDVTTESAKPGLSGCPAADGRSWCTRGSPLPNYKGQAKSTSSFLPTTGVLPLRKEWEGDEEFLSLPPRLQELERLAQFLSNLSLTIRTPGHNHRNLPRHSDGRQPLSSELAPFGEVGGRDKRGNIEDYAGLWHPCSSRKPSWEDTESCGRIRRDPLRGIHVPTGLGDTLDGTYLNEPRVKGHLKKSQEGESLAQCVKMFCCQLEELIRWLYNVADITNSWVPATLDAESMKALLHRYLEFRKDVANHRSLTESVLERGEALLDCMASNSPALKDTLGLIAKQSEELESHAEHLYESVLAAVGPMQGEDGMENKGVQQTAAQWGKSSVMKPKIVRAMAAPRRDPGSQQARRCQSGWRDHQQSVRHTQLLY; encoded by the exons ATG AGCGCCCAAGGCTTGGCATCATCTTGCAGAAGAAGTTCTGTCCCTGTGGCCGTGGATGTGGGAAAATCACCTTCTGAAGCCTCACTGAGTGGGAAGGCTGAAGGCGATGGTAGGTGGGACTGCGCAGAGGTGGAGACAGACTATCCGGAGCTAGTGGACAGCCTGCGCCAGCTTTTAGGGGCAGAGGAAGCCAAGCCCTGCTCGCAAGGGATGGAGAGCATGGCAATGAGTGGACGCAGTCGCTTGGCCACCAGTGTTACCCAGGGAGGTTCGAGCTACCGCCAAGAAGTGTCTTCAGCATCCACATCCAGATTTCCCAGAGAAAGAGCAAGCCTCTCGGAGACAGAGTTGTTAATTTATAGAGCTGTCGACGGCGATGTGCCTCATCATGTTAGCCACCGGTTCCTCTCCCCAGAAGAGCAGCAG GTGAAGGCATCGGGCTGTTGGGAGCCGGCATCCAGCCCTCCCAGCCGGCGTGGCTCTGCAGAGGAGAGCATCCTTGCTGGCAGCTGCCACGATGCCCATGCCGGCCAGTGGAGCCGAAGGTTAGCAGTTCAATCACCATTATCCTCCACCCTGGAGGTCCTGCGGCCCCCAACGTCCCCCAGCCCCGAGAGTGCCCTGCGGAGCCACTCCGCATCAAGCTTCTCCACTCtgtcttcagaagaaaatggCCTCTCTGAAGAGCCGGCCCAAAGCATGCCGGCCAGTGCAGATGTGTCTTCTCCTGCAGGCACTGCCACCCGGGACCTATGCTGTTGGTGGGCTGCGGCAGAAGGCAGGGTGCCGCGGGCACGCAAGCTTTTCAGTCCTCTGCTTGATGACCGTGCCACCGTGGAGCGCATCAGGGAGATGTCATCATGCCAAGCCAATTACTGGGCATGTGCCATACCTGATTCATTACCCCCATCTCCAGACCGTCATTCACCCCACTGGAACCCCAATAAAGAGTATGAGGACTTGCTGGATTATGCTTATCCGCTGAAGCCAAGATACAAGCTGGGAAAGATGCCAGAGCATTTCCTTCACGATTCAGGAATAGGTttggacagcttttctgtttcCCCTGAGGGCACGTCAAGGTCCACCAGCATCTACGGCCGAGGTGGGCAGGCTCGAGGAAGTGGAGAAAATGGATGTTGGGGGTTCGTGGCCTCTGCAGACAGGTTCTCCGCCCCAGGGCCTGGAAAAAGAGGCCGCTCAGGAGCTGGCTCATACTATGAACCTTTACCTATTGCAAAAGCATCCTTTGCAAAGAGTGCTTCCAATCGTCCTTCTAGAGGTTCTGCTAAGGATGTAACGACAGAGTCAGCTAAGCCAGGTTTATCTGGCTGCCCTGCTGCAGATGGGAGAAGCTGGTGCACCAGAGGGAGCCCCCTTCCAAACTACAAAGGGCAGGCAAAAAGCACTAGTAGTTTTTTACCTACAACAGGAGTGCTCCCCCTGAGGAAAGAGTGGGAGGGTGATGAAGaatttctctccctgcctccgAGACTGCAGGAGCTGGAAAGGCTGGCTCAGTTTTTGTCCAATCTTTCCTTAACAATAAGGACGCCTGGGCACAACCACCGAAACCTTCCACGTCACAGTGACGGCAGGCAGCCCCTTTCGTCTGAGTTGGCTCCTTTTGGAGAAGTGGGTGGCAGGGACAAAAGAGGTAATATTGAGGATTATGCTGGGCTGTGGCACCCCTGCAGCTCTCGAAAGCCCAGCTGGGAAGACACTGAATCATGTGGCCGGATCCGTAGGGATCCTCTGCGGGGGATTCATGTACCGACCGGTCTCGGGGACACATTGGATGGGACGTACCTAAATGAACCACGGGTCAAGGGGCATCTGAAGAAGAGCCAGGAGGGCGAGTCCCTTGCCCAGTGTGTTAAG ATGTTTTGCTGCCAGCTGGAAGAGCTAATTCGTTGGCTGTACAATGTTGCAGACATCACCAACAGCTGGGTCCCAGCCACGCTGGATGCTGAGAGCATGAAGGCATTGCTGCACCGCTACTTG GAGTTCAGGAAAGATGTGGCCAACCACCGGAGCCTGACGGAGAGTgtgctggagaggggagaagcTCTCCTTGACTGCATGGCATCAAATTCGCCAG ctctgaaaGACACGCTGGGTTTGATTGCAAAACAGTCAGAAGAGCTAGAAAGCCACGCGGAGCACTTGTACGAATCTGTTCTAGCTGCTGTGGGTCCCATGCAGGGTGAGGACGGGATGGAGAACAAGGGAGTGCAGCAGACAGCTGCTCAGTGG GGGAAGAGCAGTGTGATGAAACCCAAGATCGTGAGAGCGATGGCAGCTCCTCGGAGGGACCCAGGGAGCCAGCAGGCACGTCGCTGTCAGTCAGGGTGGAGGGATCATCAGCAGTCTGTCCGGCACACACAGCTGCTCTACTGA